From a region of the Brevibacterium siliguriense genome:
- the rapZ gene encoding RNase adapter RapZ: protein MQAESNGSDHPIEVVLVAGMSGAGRTTVANVLEDMDWYVVDNLPPQMMRPLVELVARADGALPKIAIVIDAKGRTKYTELQQTISDFVDQGLSLRIVFLDASDEVLVRRFESTRRPHPLQGEGTLLEGIEAERVELESLRHRADIIVDTSDLNVHQLSAEVRKRFSDDDTPPLRLTVMSFGFKYGLPKDADHIADVRFLPNPYWIPHLRGHNGLDSDVADYVLEQNGAEEFIERYAATLSTVAEGYLHEGRGYAMIGIGCTGGKHRSVAISERVGRLLSAQTGIPVTVRHRDLGRE, encoded by the coding sequence ATACAGGCCGAATCGAACGGATCCGACCACCCCATCGAGGTTGTGCTCGTCGCCGGCATGTCGGGAGCGGGCCGCACCACCGTGGCCAATGTGCTCGAAGACATGGATTGGTACGTCGTCGACAATCTGCCCCCGCAGATGATGCGTCCGCTCGTCGAGCTCGTCGCCCGTGCCGACGGCGCCCTGCCGAAGATCGCGATCGTCATCGACGCCAAGGGCCGGACGAAGTACACCGAACTGCAGCAGACGATCAGCGATTTCGTCGATCAGGGACTGTCCCTGCGCATCGTCTTCCTCGATGCCTCCGACGAGGTCCTAGTCCGACGCTTCGAATCGACGAGGCGACCCCACCCTCTGCAGGGGGAGGGGACCCTCCTCGAAGGCATCGAAGCCGAACGTGTCGAGCTCGAGTCGCTGAGACACCGAGCCGACATCATCGTCGACACCTCCGACCTCAACGTGCACCAGCTGTCCGCGGAGGTGCGCAAGCGCTTCAGCGATGATGACACACCACCGCTGCGACTGACGGTGATGAGCTTCGGGTTCAAATACGGACTGCCGAAGGACGCCGACCACATCGCCGACGTCCGCTTCCTGCCGAATCCGTACTGGATTCCCCACCTGCGCGGACACAACGGACTCGACTCCGATGTCGCGGATTACGTCCTCGAACAGAACGGCGCCGAGGAATTCATCGAACGCTATGCCGCGACCCTGTCCACGGTTGCCGAGGGCTATCTGCATGAGGGACGCGGATACGCGATGATCGGCATCGGCTGCACCGGCGGCAAGCACCGTTCCGTGGCGATCAGCGAACGTGTCGGACGCCTGCTGTCGGCCCAGACCGGCATTCCCGTGACCGTACGCCACCGCGATCTGGGAAGAGAATGA
- a CDS encoding gluconeogenesis factor YvcK family protein yields the protein METEDLPIITTGSQNDGPNIVSFGGGHGLYAALRAFRLLTEDLTAVVTVADDGGSSGRLRDELGGLPPGDLRMALAALCDDGTWGQTWRDVIQHRFESAGELHGHAVGNLLIAALWQIHGDHVAGLDWMARLLRAHGRVLPMSSVPLTIEADVKFPGSFQVVRGQSVLASTSGHVETVRLDPAAPPARFETIEVVEEADVLNLGPGSWYTSVMPHLLVPSLAEAIVDSKAVKSLTLNLSSTDGETKDLSLGEHLTSLHRHARSLTLDYVLVDEAATELEPDLPQQAEDMFGAKLWERPLRSRRQGQHDSLKLAACYRDMLLDAGIGVAEQW from the coding sequence ATGGAGACCGAAGATCTGCCCATCATCACCACGGGCTCCCAGAACGATGGTCCGAATATCGTCTCCTTCGGCGGAGGACACGGACTCTACGCGGCGCTGAGGGCGTTCCGTCTGCTCACCGAGGACCTCACCGCCGTCGTCACCGTCGCCGATGACGGAGGTTCGTCCGGTCGTCTGCGCGACGAACTGGGCGGACTGCCTCCCGGCGACCTGCGGATGGCCCTGGCCGCGCTCTGCGACGATGGCACATGGGGCCAGACCTGGCGTGATGTCATCCAGCACCGTTTCGAATCCGCAGGGGAGCTGCACGGCCATGCGGTGGGCAATCTGCTCATCGCCGCACTCTGGCAGATCCACGGCGACCATGTGGCCGGCCTCGACTGGATGGCCCGCCTGCTGCGCGCCCACGGCCGCGTGCTGCCTATGTCCTCGGTGCCGCTGACGATCGAGGCCGATGTGAAGTTCCCCGGCTCGTTCCAAGTCGTGCGCGGACAGTCCGTGCTCGCCTCGACCAGCGGCCACGTCGAGACCGTGCGCCTCGATCCGGCGGCCCCACCCGCTCGCTTCGAGACGATCGAAGTCGTGGAGGAAGCCGATGTCCTCAACCTCGGCCCAGGCTCCTGGTACACCTCGGTGATGCCGCATCTGCTCGTGCCTTCGCTGGCGGAGGCGATCGTGGACTCGAAAGCGGTGAAATCCCTCACGCTCAACCTCAGCTCCACCGACGGCGAGACTAAAGATCTGAGCCTCGGCGAACACCTGACCTCCCTGCACCGGCATGCCCGCTCGCTGACCTTGGACTATGTCCTCGTCGACGAGGCCGCGACCGAACTCGAACCGGACCTGCCGCAGCAGGCCGAAGACATGTTCGGGGCGAAACTCTGGGAACGCCCCCTGCGTTCACGGAGACAGGGACAGCATGACAGCCTCAAACTGGCGGCATGCTACCGTGACATGTTGTTGGACGCCGGGATCGGCGTCGCCGAGCAGTGGTAG
- the whiA gene encoding DNA-binding protein WhiA, giving the protein MALTAQVKDELARVKITRTSARKAEVSSIFRFSSALHLVNGSIVLEAELDTAQAAKRLRAEIKDLYGQHADIVVINAAGIRRSNRYLLRVTRDGGALARQTGLVDNRGRPVRGLPSAIVNGSVADAEAAWRGAFLAHGSLTEPGRSSALEVTCPGPEAALALVGAARRLGLSAKAREVRGVDRVVIRDGDDIAALLTRMGSHSAVLVWEERRMRREVRATANRLANFDDANLRRSARAAVASGARVERALEILGDEVPEHLRYAGQLRVTHKQASLEELGQLADPPMTKDAVAGRIRRLLSTADKHAEELGIPGTEASLTPEMLEDR; this is encoded by the coding sequence ATGGCACTGACCGCTCAGGTCAAGGATGAATTGGCGCGAGTGAAGATCACACGCACCTCCGCCCGCAAGGCCGAGGTCTCCTCGATCTTCCGCTTCTCCTCCGCCCTCCACCTCGTCAACGGCTCCATCGTTCTCGAAGCCGAACTCGACACCGCCCAAGCCGCCAAACGACTGCGTGCGGAGATCAAGGACCTCTACGGCCAGCATGCCGATATCGTCGTCATCAACGCCGCAGGGATCCGCCGCTCCAACCGCTACCTCCTGCGCGTCACCCGTGACGGGGGAGCACTGGCCCGCCAGACCGGACTCGTCGACAACCGCGGCCGCCCCGTGCGCGGACTGCCCTCGGCTATCGTCAACGGCTCCGTCGCCGATGCCGAAGCCGCCTGGCGCGGCGCCTTCCTCGCCCACGGCTCCCTGACGGAACCGGGACGCTCCTCGGCGCTGGAAGTCACGTGCCCCGGCCCCGAGGCGGCTCTTGCCCTCGTCGGTGCCGCCCGTCGTCTCGGACTGAGTGCGAAAGCACGCGAAGTCCGGGGAGTCGACCGTGTCGTCATCCGCGACGGCGACGATATCGCCGCACTGCTCACCCGCATGGGCTCCCACAGCGCCGTGCTGGTCTGGGAGGAGCGGCGGATGCGCCGGGAGGTCCGAGCGACGGCGAACCGCCTGGCGAACTTCGACGATGCGAACCTGCGCCGGTCGGCACGTGCCGCCGTGGCCTCCGGAGCCCGGGTCGAACGGGCACTGGAGATCCTCGGCGACGAGGTCCCCGAACACCTCCGCTACGCCGGTCAGCTGCGGGTGACCCACAAGCAGGCCTCCCTCGAGGAGCTCGGCCAGCTCGCAGACCCGCCGATGACGAAGGATGCGGTGGCCGGGCGGATCCGCAGGCTGCTGTCCACTGCGGACAAGCATGCGGAAGAACTGGGAATTCCCGGCACCGAAGCCAGCCTGACGCCGGAAATGCTCGAGGATCGCTAA
- the gap gene encoding type I glyceraldehyde-3-phosphate dehydrogenase: MRRIAINGFGRIGRALFRLSLEPDTDFEVVAINDLTDTTTLAHLLTHDSVWPRLDHDVDATDEAIIVDGREIAVTSQADPAEIDWSSHNVELVVESTGRFTRQDQAEAHLGGTVKTVVLSAPGKDVDATLVMGVNEDTFDPTEHSVVSNASCTTNCMATVVKALDDTLGVETGLLNTVHAYTGDQMLVDGPHRDLRRARAAAVNIVPTTTGAARTVGRVMPHLEGKLDGLAVRVPVPAGSIIDFTFTTTKSADRDEVNALLASAADESPYLDFSTDELVSSDIVGTTASAIVDSKLTMVLGDQIKVVAWYDNEWGYTNRLKDMVSYILSERDS; this comes from the coding sequence ATGAGACGAATCGCCATCAACGGCTTCGGCCGAATCGGCCGTGCCCTGTTCCGTCTGTCCCTCGAACCCGATACCGATTTCGAGGTCGTGGCCATCAACGACCTCACCGATACGACGACCCTGGCCCACCTTCTCACCCACGACTCGGTGTGGCCGCGCTTAGACCATGACGTCGACGCGACCGACGAGGCGATCATCGTCGATGGACGAGAGATCGCCGTCACCAGCCAAGCCGACCCAGCCGAAATCGACTGGAGTTCGCACAATGTCGAACTCGTCGTCGAATCCACCGGACGCTTCACCCGCCAGGACCAGGCCGAGGCCCACCTGGGAGGCACCGTGAAGACCGTCGTCCTCTCCGCCCCCGGAAAGGACGTCGACGCGACTCTCGTCATGGGCGTGAACGAAGACACCTTCGATCCGACCGAACATTCCGTCGTCTCGAACGCCTCGTGCACGACGAACTGCATGGCCACCGTCGTCAAGGCTCTCGACGACACCCTCGGCGTCGAAACCGGACTGCTCAACACCGTCCATGCCTACACCGGCGACCAGATGCTCGTCGACGGACCCCACCGGGACCTGCGCCGCGCCCGCGCCGCCGCCGTCAACATCGTGCCCACCACGACCGGAGCTGCACGCACGGTCGGCCGAGTCATGCCCCACCTCGAGGGCAAGCTCGACGGTCTGGCCGTCCGCGTGCCCGTACCCGCCGGATCGATCATCGACTTCACCTTCACCACGACTAAGAGTGCCGACCGCGACGAGGTCAATGCGCTCCTCGCCTCCGCAGCGGACGAATCACCCTACCTCGACTTCTCCACCGACGAACTCGTCTCCAGCGACATCGTCGGCACCACCGCCTCGGCGATCGTCGATTCCAAGCTCACGATGGTGCTCGGCGACCAGATCAAGGTCGTGGCCTGGTACGACAACGAGTGGGGCTACACGAACCGACTCAAAGACATGGTCAGCTACATTCTCAGCGAAAGGGACTCATGA